Genomic DNA from Pseudomonas fluorescens:
CTGATGCGTGAACTCAAAGTGCCGGATATGAACGTCTCGCTGCCGGTTTCGCAGTACGGCGGTGGCTACCAGCAACTGGTGGAAATCGCCAAGGCGTTGAACAAACAGGCTCGGCTGCTGATCCTTGACGAGCCCTCCTCGGCCCTGACCCGTTCGGAAATCGAGGTGCTGCTGGACATCATCCGCGACCTCAAGGCCAAGGGCGTTGCCTGCGTGTACATCTCCCACAAGCTCGATGAAGTGGCCGCCGTGTGCGACACCATCTCGGTAATCCGCGATGGCAAACACATCGCCACCACCGCGATGGCGGACATGAGCATCCCGAAGATCATCACCCAGATGGTCGGACGGGAAATGAGCAACCTCTACCCCACCGAACCCCATGACGTCGGCGAAGTGATTTTCGAGGCGCGCCACTTCACCTGCTACGACGTCGACAACCCCAGGCGCAAACGGGTCGACGACATTTCATTCGTTCTCAAGCGTGGGGAAATCCTCGGCATCGCCGGGCTGGTCGGTGCCGGCCGTACGGAACTGGTGTCCGCGCTGTTCGGCGCCTACCCCGGCCGCTACGAAGGTGAAGTCTGGCTCAACGGCCAACAAATCGACACGCGCACGCCGCTCAAGTCGATCCGTGCCGGCCTGTGCATGGTCCCCGAAGACCGCAAGCGCCAAGGCATCATTCCGGACCTTGGCGTGGGGCAGAACATCACCCTGGCCGTGCTGGATAACTATTCGAAACTGACCCGCATCGACGCCGAAGCCGAACTGGGCAGCATCGACAAGGAAATCTCGCGCATGCACCTCAAGACCGCGAGCCCGTTCCTGCCGATCACCAGCCTCTCCGGCGGCAACCAACAAAAAGCCGTGTTG
This window encodes:
- the xylG gene encoding D-xylose ABC transporter ATP-binding protein, producing the protein MSDYLLQMNGIVKTFGGVKALNGIDIKVRPGECVGLCGENGAGKSTLMKVLSAVYPYGTWDGEILWDGQPLKAQSISETEAAGIVIIHQELTLVPDLSVAENIFMGHELTLPGGRMNYPAMIHRAEALMRELKVPDMNVSLPVSQYGGGYQQLVEIAKALNKQARLLILDEPSSALTRSEIEVLLDIIRDLKAKGVACVYISHKLDEVAAVCDTISVIRDGKHIATTAMADMSIPKIITQMVGREMSNLYPTEPHDVGEVIFEARHFTCYDVDNPRRKRVDDISFVLKRGEILGIAGLVGAGRTELVSALFGAYPGRYEGEVWLNGQQIDTRTPLKSIRAGLCMVPEDRKRQGIIPDLGVGQNITLAVLDNYSKLTRIDAEAELGSIDKEISRMHLKTASPFLPITSLSGGNQQKAVLAKMLLTKPRVLILDEPTRGVDVGAKYEIYKLMGALAAEGVSIIMVSSELAEVLGVSDRVLVIGDGQLRGDFINHELTQEQVLAAALSHPDGHNNNDRKSA